CCAAAATTCCCTACTTTGTTCATCTATACTTACTATTGCAATCagtgaaaacaaaattattacgaaaagaattctaaatttttgttgcactattttttatataactagttacaatatttttctctttgGCCGGCGTGATATATAACAATCactattaaatgataaaaattaacCATAATTTTTTATGGGCATTCTTCAGTTCAtatctttttacaatttttattttctatttgatttttattctaattaataCTGTAtaatttatgcatatttttCGGATCCTAattgaatttgatttttgttttgaataatgTTGAGAAATCACATATTCAAATTGTCCACCTTTGATTTGGGAAAAGGATAAATACTAGCTATTCAATTGTAAGGgtaggatttgattttttttttttttttaaaagagtttTTTAGGCTAATCATTGTTTATTGATTTTAGACTTTGTTCATAAACAATTTCTGGGCTCTTtccatgtttttataaaataaattcaaacataCTAACatttaaactatttatttgCATACAATTAACACACTTATTCTcttaaaattgatataaatcaCCAAATTATATTGGTATTTAGGTTGGATTAAataccatcatatatatatatacacacacaaaaatagACTAATAAAAACCTCAAAAGTATtagattaaatataaaaatatatataaatattgaaaaggGCGACAAGCgcctacataaaaaaaaatgtgcgcGGAGTCAATGCCTGTTGAGGCAATGCCTCACACACCCTCACTTTGGCTTATTGGGATTCATGTGAGAAGTCCCGAACTCCCCCAAAATTAATCCGTCTATGTGGGATTCGACTTTTCATCACATTTTCCTTCCCTAGAGATTCTGAAATGGTGTCACTAACCGCATATGGGGCTTTCGCAAGTCATAATTataattgtatgcataaaatatgaaaaagtagttaaaaatatcaatatatatatatatatatatatataaaatacaactTCTTAGAAGCTGATATGCATTATAGTAACTTGTCCAACAACGCAAATGCAAATTAGCTTCTAAGAAATTGCATTATGGCTAAAATGCTTGCATGTCATACATGAGCATGATATATATGAATGCATAAAGAAACCCAAGAGATTTCTAATCTTGTACTAAAATTCTCATTGAtgcaaatctctcaatcttATTGATTCAAATTTTTTGCCATACAACAAATGCTAATACTAGAAAAGAAAATCTCTTAAGATAATCCAAACACAATAATCTTCACCACTAGGTATTAATTTGCAACCAAAATGGTTTCTTAACTTTCTTGGAGATGGATAGCTTCAACTAACATCATCTTCTAAAATCTACATCTCCCTTCCATTCTTATCAGTTACCACTCAAACCCTAAATAATTCTCACAAATGCtgaaattaatttctataagatcatatatatgtatgtgtgtgtgttgtgtgtgtgttGCATGTAATTCATCCAAACAATATCACTTTGATGCTCTTCACTTGTCTTGCTTGGTTGGAAAAATGCCCTCCATAGTACTTCTACTGCCAAGAGAGTTAAACAGCTCATCGGCAAGATCAGATGGCTGATAATCCGCATCTCCTCCGGCATGCTCTTCGGTGTTCCCTCTTTGAGTACCTTCTATATTACCCATAAACCACGTTCCCAAAGGGATTGAAGTAGAAATTGAGGATGAAACTCCGGTGTCTAACTCTCCGGGCACCCCGGGGATAGTCACTGGCGTGGTGGTGGTCATGCAAGTGTGGTTACCACTATATGCAACTTCATAAGTTAAGGGATCTTCATTCAATCTTTGCACTTTCTTCTTTGCATTACACCCATAAAATGTCTTGTGAGTACAACGGTAATAGCTcctgattaaaaagaaaacataaataacaaaactattgtgtgtgtgtgtgtgtgtgtgtgtgtgtattaattctgttcaaaatcaaaactgatATATAAAACACATTCATTTTTTAACTCTTACTGTTTCATATCTCTAAGGATCAAAGTTTCAAACTAGGTGTGCTTGATTCAACTTTCTACATTCTAATCATAcacaattttgttatttttttgtccttttgTCAACTTTGGGAAAATTCAAAGAAATGTGCAGATGAATTACCTTGGAAATCTAGATCCAAGGATGTCTTTTTGCCCATATTTACGCCACGTAAAGCCGTCGTCCGGTGGGATTTCAGTGTTGCCGGAGAACGGTGCTGGAACCCTAACAGTATGCATGCCTTCACCATCCTTCCTGAGAGTTAATTCAAATGACCGTTAATTACCAACGGTCaccaaagaagaacaacaacaataaatcaaagttccaatattttaggaaaaaagaaagttttATACCTTTTATTCTTTGGCCTTTTACTCGACTTATCTCCCAGTCTCTGGTTAACTCCTGATGAGCTTCCGATCATGGTGTCGGCCTCTAAGATTTGAGTAGAAGGATAACCAGAGCTTGGCCATAGAATCCCCAAGCTAGTGTAAGGATCTTGATGGAGCTTGTCCGTGTTCCCTGTCACTGGGAAATAAAAGACAGGCTGAGAGATGACTCCATGGATGGCTTTGTTGAAGGTGCTGACAATTTCTTCGCAAGCTTGTAACAAAAGATGAGGTTCCCTTGCCATGTCTGGAAGGCAACGTCTTAGCTCATCTGCAAGTTTGCAACCATGGCGGACATGCATCAAGGTGTTGTCCATGACCATGTTTGCTCCTTGTTGAGTTCCACTAGTATCCATGTAGCACAAAATCATGATAAAGTTTATGATCAAGATGAagatatatattcatatatatataaatggaagGAGTATaggaaataaatttatatatgttacGTAGAGAGGGGGGCAATTAAGAGGATGAAGAGGCATGCAAGGGAGAAAGaagggaagaaggagaagacaaAGTCCAAGTCATCTTGGTCTGGCTATGTTTTTTAGAGTTGAAAAAGGGTTTGAACTGGGAATGCATTCTCTGGTTCTTGAATACTGACTGTTTTGAATTTTCTTCAAGTTGGATGATGTATGCATTAACAAGAAtgatatgtatgtgtgtggatTAATTTGAAAGCGTGTGTTACTCTTTGTATTATATGCACTATATGTCAATATTTTGTTCCACACAGCTTGTGTTtctggggaaaaaaataaaggataaaaaccaaatatatGGTAACATATCTGTATATAGAATACAAGATTGAGGTGGATCAGGCTAGTGGGGAGGAATAGTTTTTGTTCGAATGGGTCGGGGAGGACCCGTTGTTCCTCccttttttgttgtttctttcaGTCGTGGTTACATTTTTGTTTCCATGACTAGTGGAAGGCTAGCATGATTTGTTTACTTCTACTGCTATTTAATCgacgtggtttatccacctttttcataaaaataaaaataaaaaaatacaagattgaATGATAtgggtgtgtgtgtgaataTGAAAGCATGTTTCACTCCTTAGATAATGTGTACTAGTCAATATATAATTCGCTTGAAAACATTTAAGGTTTCTCAAAAAGTTACAAAACGTTTTAGAAAcatagaataatatatataggttATTATTAAGATTGGGCATTGCTTTTTAGTTAGAGATTACTATGTGATTTTCACGGGAGATATCAAAACAGTGATTAAGGGTGGTAATTGGGTAGGGTGGGAACCAGGGCAGGGATGGGAATCCCCATCTCCAACTTCTTGATAGAGAGGAATAGTCTCTCATCCTCATTACGTTAGGAATCTTAATCCCTATTGAGATCTTTACCTCCGCATGGTACATGATATGCTCataagtttagtttttttttaaaaattatttaatataacgataaatatatttaatactatactcataaaatattatttataaaattaaatgcaaattataataaagaaaCTTATTAAAATTACTCCATTATATACTTATcaatgtaaatcaaaatatagaaatttgaATTTATACAAGTAAgacaaaatatttgtaatatttacataaaatttaaacagCTGATAGATAATTTATCGGTTTGGAATCCATGCAAAAGCTCTCGTTGCCCCGGTCCCATTTCATGAAATGAGGACAAAATAGCCCTCATTTCCACTCTcgcagagaaaaaaaaatcagagaatcTCTGCCTGATCAGATCCCTATGAGGATTGAGGATTCCCCATCCAATTACCACCCCAACATGGAACTTCAATTATcaagatatttataatatactcaccaataaataaataattttttaatagcaagatttaaataactaaaaacaaCTTGAAGGATTAAAGTTGCATTTTGTCCTTATAGGTTATGGTTTTATAATAGTATTTAATTCATTCTTCTAGGGATAGGCACGGGGTGGGGCGGAGACCGGGAGTATCTCTCCACTCACTCTCCCATCTCGAGCATGGATTCCCTGTCCCCACCCCAATTGGGGAATCGGGGAGGAGGAAGCCCCCACTACAAGCACCACCGGGATCCCCACGGGGTGAAAATCTCCGCTCCGGTCACCCAacacaattttttcttttaaaaaatccactaatttaatatttaaattcatgaaCTTAAAATCTTAGATATTAATTAAGATtcatctttattaataacaaacatgatattatattatatattttttaatttttattttaacacatttcttacaaaaatccaataatctaaagaaaaaaaatccataaaattaggtattaattgagactaatcattattaataacaaacattgtattatattatatatatatatttttattttttatttcaataaatatattattatatatatataatatttcggGGCGGGGACTCTACGGGGCGGGAAGATCactccccgcccccgccccacTACGGTGACCGGGGAGTTTTATTCCCCCACCCCCGTCCCCGTGAGAGAGAAAACTGGGGATTCCCCGCTCAAAACGGAGCGATCGGGGAGGGGACTCGCCCTCATGCCCATCCCTACATTCTTTAATCATACatagatatttttttctctattttttaaaaaaattatttcatcgTGCAACATTTTTTTCTGGATATCTTCACTTGCTTGGCCCacaaattcttttttaatagttttattatGCAGATTATTCAAAGCTCAATGGTAAAGTAATGAAGTGGAAGGGACCCATAAGAAGACCTTGCCCTTTAAGTGGGTGGAGGACTTGATTATGTCTTCTTCCTTGAAGCTCCTCACCTCCTAAAGAAAAATTTCTTTCAGTAGAGATGACACGAGTCTATTATGTATTTAGTATTATTCAAAAGGTTCATTGAAACGAAATTCATGaacgaataaataaatacaaattaattaaatatatttcattattttgatatatataaaactccattttataacttttcctttgaaaatttcattGCCAATTGTGTATAAAAGGTTAACTCCAACTCATTTACTAAAAAGggttaaaaagtttttttaattaaaaatagaagttatatgatctattttaaattaaaaaaaaatcatatttttcttaaaacattcTCATATCTTGTATCTAACTCCCAAGATATCTTGTATCTTACTCTCAATGCCGTTTGGTTGAGGGTAATATTAGATTACCCCGGAAAATACAGACCAGATAATCTTATATTATACCGTTTGGTTATATAGAATGAGAATATCATATTCCCGGAATATAATAACTTGACTAATATTATTGGGGATGCGATTACCAACTTAATAGGTGATAATTTGGAGGAATGTGAATTTCTTTCCCGTTACACCcttcaaattcaataaaatctcaggaatattaaaattttcaaaaattgattgTACTTTTCAAAAATTATGATAGAATATCTTTAATTACATCTATAATGTTTAAGTAGTTTGTTTTGAAACCAGTCATacattttatatgaaaaatatactcATCCAAACATTTGGATGAAGATAAAAATCATTtgagattatttttttcaaatataaagttAGAGAATTAGAATAaggaattttgagaaaaaataatttgcaatgAAAGATTCCTTGCGCATATTCCCGTCAACCTGAGCTGGGAttcatatttctcataatactaatataagatTCTGTGAATCAAACGACCTCTTAATGATATTTAttacaagaaaaattatatattaataatatggtaaaaaatttattttgtttaaagttACAACATTAAGAGTTGTTATAAGTATAACTCcgttaaagtaaaaaataaaaaatgctctttatttaattactcttcaaattatttttttaattttatttttatgaatcaaTAATTAATTGTAGTATCAAACTTATTCTCATGAATGTTTCACTAacaattatcaaatattttaaaattgaatatattGTAAGAATAATTAGTTGATTTTAagtactttttaaatttaattataattttttaaaataataaaattatagaaataaaataggAAAGTAATTATACTTActaaaattaaagtatattaattttactctgtttatttaaaaaatttcatggCAAAATCCGTGCCAAATTTAACAATtgttgttgcaaatttgcaacaaataTATTTGTTGCAAATATTTGTTTCACCGTTTTAAATTCATCAcaattttgttgcaaaaatggttgcaaattcgttttaaataatttttccaaagaatttttttctatCACATATATATTCGGTTGCAAATTTTTTAATCCGTTGCAAATTGTTACAAATCTATCATAAAATTGCAAGATTTATTCCGTTGCAATTATCGGTTacaaaattgtatttttgtagTAATTGAATGATACACCAAAACCTTTCATAAATTTGTTCTTATCTCTTTAGACATCTCTATAAATATATCACTTAATTATAACAGGCATGCATGCACCATGTGATTTGACTCATGTTGGAAGAACATTCAAACTTAGCTAAGTTAATTACAATATATTACTTAACATACATGCATCCATCATAATCATCCACCAACTCCCCTCCTCTCTAATATCCTTtctaatgataaatatttagtgataattaactaattaaccACATACTTGTCCTTAAGATAGAACCTAAGGAAAGTTAATTAAGGCTCTAATATTTTGATAGTCTTTGCTGAATGAAGACTGGTTGTGATCTCATGAAGTTGATTTAAAAGTTGAAGGGATATCTTGGGTCCATGCACCTCACAAGACTGGTTATGATgtcaagaagaaagaagagttcTTCGCATGCACGGCCCAAAGGATACACTCTAGTTCTCGGTCCACACACAACGTGGCAATTCTAGGTTAATTGACATTATTAGAGATTGTAATTATCATTATGTAAACAATTATGTATGTCATGATATAATCGGTTAGAATTAAATGTGTTCAgacttttttttccccttctagTAACAAATGCTTTCAAAACAACAGACAGAATCTCAAAAGACCTAATATAATTTCAGTTGATTTAGAGattactatatattttaaatgagttAAAAAAGAGGGCagtaaattgatgaagaaaacaatCCTAGCATCTTAACTATCAa
The DNA window shown above is from Dioscorea cayenensis subsp. rotundata cultivar TDr96_F1 chromosome 12, TDr96_F1_v2_PseudoChromosome.rev07_lg8_w22 25.fasta, whole genome shotgun sequence and carries:
- the LOC120274081 gene encoding WRKY transcription factor 55-like, which codes for MILCYMDTSGTQQGANMVMDNTLMHVRHGCKLADELRRCLPDMAREPHLLLQACEEIVSTFNKAIHGVISQPVFYFPVTGNTDKLHQDPYTSLGILWPSSGYPSTQILEADTMIGSSSGVNQRLGDKSSKRPKNKRKDGEGMHTVRVPAPFSGNTEIPPDDGFTWRKYGQKDILGSRFPRSYYRCTHKTFYGCNAKKKVQRLNEDPLTYEVAYSGNHTCMTTTTPVTIPGVPGELDTGVSSSISTSIPLGTWFMGNIEGTQRGNTEEHAGGDADYQPSDLADELFNSLGSRSTMEGIFPTKQDK